The Chitinophaga lutea genome contains the following window.
AAATCTCCCTGCTGGAAGGCACCAGCCGGCTCAGCTGGCATCACCAGGAAATCGAGATCGACCGACCGGCGCTGGTATTCTTCAATCCTGTTATTCCTTTCGCATGGGCGCCGCGCTCTGAGGAACAGCCCGGTTATTTCTGCCTGTTCAAAAAAGAGTTCCTCCAAGACGGTGACCGGGACGAGGGCCTGCAAAACTCACCGCTGCTTCAGCCCGGCCACCACCCTGTCTTTTTCCCCGATAAGAAACAACTGCGCCGCCTCCGGGAGATATTCGTCTTGATGCTGGCGGAGATCGAATCCGACTATGTTTACAAGTACGACCTGTTGCGGAATTACCTGCACCTGCTCATCCACGAGGCATTGAAAATAAAACCCGGCATCACCGGCGTGCGGCAAAAAAATGCAGCCGGGCGCATCGCATCGGATTTCCTGGAGCTGCTCGAAAGGCAGTTCCCCGTCGATAATCCCGACCGGTCGCTGAAACTGAGAACCGCCGGCGATTTCGCGAACGCGCTGTCCGTTCATGTGAACCATCTGAACCATGCCATGCAGGAAACGACGGGCAGGCCAACTACCGGCCATATCTCCGAAAGGATACTGGCGGAAGCAAAAGCATTGCTCAAACACACCGACTGGCCTATTGCTGAAATCGCGTACAGCCTTGGCTTCGAATATCCCAATTACTTCTACAATTTCTTTAAAAAGAAAACCGGGCATCCGCCTAAATCCTACAGATCCCGGACGCTTTGATTTTTATACTTTTTACTTTGATTCCATTAGCTCTGGCAGCACCCGGCCGGGTAATTTGCGTGTCTTAACAAAACAAACATGGACAGTAAAACAACCGTGACCGGATACGCGGTCAAAGCGCCCAAAGGTCAACTGGAGCCGTTTACGTACGAGCTTCCCGAAATCGGCAAAGAGCAGGTAGATATCAGGGTGGCATATTGCGGCCTTTGTTATTCCGATGTGAATATGATCAAT
Protein-coding sequences here:
- a CDS encoding helix-turn-helix domain-containing protein, whose translation is MKKQQSVEAFYHDRGMAGEAHGLFNVFENETNCNEPHVYNRRDFYKISLLEGTSRLSWHHQEIEIDRPALVFFNPVIPFAWAPRSEEQPGYFCLFKKEFLQDGDRDEGLQNSPLLQPGHHPVFFPDKKQLRRLREIFVLMLAEIESDYVYKYDLLRNYLHLLIHEALKIKPGITGVRQKNAAGRIASDFLELLERQFPVDNPDRSLKLRTAGDFANALSVHVNHLNHAMQETTGRPTTGHISERILAEAKALLKHTDWPIAEIAYSLGFEYPNYFYNFFKKKTGHPPKSYRSRTL